A stretch of Mauremys reevesii isolate NIE-2019 linkage group 25, ASM1616193v1, whole genome shotgun sequence DNA encodes these proteins:
- the LOC120390917 gene encoding uncharacterized protein LOC120390917 isoform X1 codes for MGHRGFGFPPMFFLLGLFWFLPPASDQGTNRIGTCQTETLGREFITSYMEDCGNSSQFEVQISGYFAFTSVSVSISNYMGDGAKFEKKVMVNRGEMVPVRLPESVGIKGTTKFSKVVLVKADKDISVVSVSNKHVSLETTVLYPVSSLGNEHYIVTPSTQSLDSYPEFSVMTYEDHNLVEVHVKGKLRYETGVYSTGNTLNITLFAFQGYQFQGIADLSGTRIVSEKPVAVLVGKVCFCNNTKCNHVFEQLLPVCSWGTKYIIPPLPWQIVDEMVYITASQSTTVLYQRGEKPETVPLARGSVLQRPVKPWIPVFISANVGIQVVFYSVGAAVPNSSHAFLMNVPDVASYCPMYFINSQKGFKNFALMVANTAETGAIILDNQPLRDVVWNRVAGTEFVWGMRLLEPAMSSHAVEHPSSPFALLSVGTAAMDSYGIPGFCRKNVTFKCQIETPQMKEQLEMCKGVFLQGSNSEFCSFVNSTLVNLETMCAEDRAVSLQEVDRRFGPLLNSSILSAGGKEIKREVASAVTFLLQSVELAALTAALKSPENTTKTVTTESMAIETLLIVPAAGPCDEVFTLRAQEETMDIHCDTVTRAATEDSWAVAFISYSTLDSIINKRFLDEGDLTADEKLRNFHLNSRVVSGAVGNGRLMNISKPVNFTLRHRQAKKREEEAHCIDWKFIAGNGSWVEDGCITLHTNSTHTICSCDHLSSFALLMGHTGDKGRKHLLGLDDTIKSLTETPQIKEQSETCKNGPLQGSNSEFCSFVNSTLEKLKTMCAEDRAVSLQEVARPFGSFLSSSTLSAGGNKKKEEDVASAVTFLLKSAELAALMAALKSPEMTKQNATTQSMAIETLVVPAAGPCDKALTLRAQEQAMDIHCDTVTRATTEDFWPVAFISYSTLDSIINERFLNEGNLTADEKLRNFHLNSRVVSGAVGNGRPIDLLKPVKFTLRHRQAKKEEEETRCVYWKFIDGKGTWAEDGCTVLEMNSAYTICSCDHLSSIALLMDHTGAADSYTLTIISDVGLTLSLLCLFLAILTFLLCRSIRNVSTSLHLQLCLCLFLAHLLFLTAVKRTENQVVCAVIAGFLHYLFLACFSWMFLEGLHLFLTVRNLKVVNYTSASRFKKRFMYPFGYGFPALVVAISAAVNPGGYGTSKHCWLCLERGFRWSFLGPVCAIILINLTFFLVTLWILRDKLSSLNEDVSTLKDTRLLTFKAIAQLFILGCTWSLGLLQVGPAATVMKYLFTIVNSLQGAFIFLVHCLLNRQVREEYRRWIKGIRKPSPTTQTFSPSGSTVTTSTKMAPCTARSGMGWEDVGFDTNSVNCGEPSTSSL; via the exons ATGGGACACCGAGGCTTCGGATTTCCTCCAA TGTTTTTCCTCCTTGGACTGTTCTGGTTTCTACCACCAGCGAGTGACCAGGGGACAAACAGAATTG GCACATGTCAGACTGAGACTTTGGGAAGAGAATTCATCACCTCCTACATGGAGGACTGTGGGAACTCTAGTCAATTTGAAGTGCAAATTAGTGGCTACTTTGCCTTCACTTCAGTGTCTGTTTCCATCTCCAATTACATGGGTGATGGGGCAAAGTTTGAGAAGAAGGTTATGGTAAATCGGGGAGAGATGGTGCCGGTCAGGCTACCAGAGTCAGTTGGAATTAAGGGCACTACCAAGTTCTCCAAAGTGGTCCTAGTCAAGGCTGACAAAGATATCTCAGTAGTGTCTGTCAGCAACAAACATGTGAGTCTTGAGACCACTGTGCTGTATCCTGTCTCCAGCTTGGGAAATGAACACTACATAGTGACTCCCTCTACACAATCCTTAGATAGTTACCCAGAGTTCTCTGTTATGACGTACGAAGACCACAACCTCGTGGAGGTCCATGTGAAAGGCAAGTTACGTTACGAAACAGGGGTCTACTCCACCGGCAACACACTGAATATTACACTCTTCGCTTTCCAAGGCTACCAGTTTCAAGGCATAGCAGATCTGTCTGGCACCAGGATTGTCTCAGAAAAGCCAGTGGCCGTCTTGGTTGGCAAGGTGTGTTTTTGTAATAACACAAAATGTAACCATGTCTTTGAGCAGCTCCTACCAGTTTGTAGCTggggtacaaaatacatcattCCTCCCTTACCCTGGCAGATAGTAGATGAAATGGTCTacatcactgcttcccagagcaCAACTGTGTTGTATCAACGAGGGGAAAAGCCAGAGACTGTTCCTCTAGCCAGAGGCAGTGTACTCCAGCGTCCTGTCAAGCCCTGGATCCCAGTCTTCATCTCTGCTAATGTGGGCATCCAGGTGGTGTTCTACAGCGTGGGCGCAGCTGTCCCTAATTCCTCCCACGCCTTCCTGATGAATGTTCCAGATGTTGCCAGTTACTGCCCGATGTATTTTATAAATTCCCAGAAGGGCTTCAAAAACTTTGCCTTGATGGTGGCCAATACAGCAGAGACTGGTGCCATCATCCTAGACAATCAGCCTCTAAGGGATGTGGTGTGGAACCGAGTCGCTGGCACTGAGTTCGTTTGGGGCATGCGTCTGCTTGAACCTGCCATGAGCTCCCATGCTGTGGAACATCCCAGCTCTCCATTTGCGCTCCTGAGTGTTGGCACTGCCGCCATGGACAGCTATGGGATTCCGGGATTCTGCAGGAAGA ATGTTACCTTTAAATGCCAGATTGAGACTCCACAGATGAAAGAGCAGTTGGAGATGTGCAAAGGTGTCTTTCTGCAG GGCAGCAACAGTGAATTTTGCTCCTTTGTGAATTCAACCTTGGTGAATTTGGAGACCATGTGTGCAGAGGACAGAGCAGTATCGCTGCAG GAAGTTGATCGCCGGTTTGGTCCCTTGCTGAATAGCTCCATCCTCAGTGCTGGTGGGAAGGAGATCAAGAGGGAGGTGGCGTCTGCCGTGACGTTCCTCCTGCAGAGTGTGGAATTGGCTGCACTGACGGCTGCTTTGAAGTCTCCAGAGAATACAACCAAGACCGTGACAACAGAGTCTATGG CTATCGAGACGCTCCTCATTGTCCCGGCTGCAGGTCCCTGTGATGAGGTCTTCACGCTGAGAGCTCAGGAGGAGACAATGGACATTCACTGCGATACGGTCACCAGAGCAGCGACAGAAG ATTCCTGGGCTGTTGCTTTTATTTCTTACTCCACCCTGGACTCCATCATTAACAAGAGATTTCTCGACGAGGGAGATCTAACGGCTGATGAGAAATTGAGGAATTTTCACCTGAATTCCAGGGTGGTGAGTGGGGCTGTTGGCAATGGGAGGCTCATGAACATCTCCAAACCTGTGAACTTCACCCTGCGCCATAGACAG GCAAAGAAAAGGGAGGAAGAGGCTCACTGCATTGACTGGAAATTCATCGCTGGGAACGGCAGCTGGGTGGAGGATGGCTGCATCACTCTCCACACGAACAGCACTCACACCATCTGCAGCTGTGACCATCTCTCCAGCTTTGCACTCCTTATGGGTCACACTGGAGATAAAGGGAGAAAACACCTGCTGGGTTTAG ATGACACCATTAAATCCCTGACTGAGACTCCACAGATAAAAGAGCAGTCTGAGACGTGCAAAAATGGCCCTCTGCAG GGCAGCAACAGTGAATTTTGCTCCTTTGTGAATTCAACCTTAGAGAAATTGAAGACCATGTGTGCAGAGGACAGAGCAGTATCGCTGCAG GAAGTTGCTCGTCCCTTTGGTTCCTTCCTGAGTAGCTCCACCCTCAGTGCTGGTGGCAAcaagaagaaggaggaggatgtGGCCTCCGCCGTGACGTTCCTCCTGAAGAGTGCGGAACTAGCTGCACTGATGGCTGCTTTGAAGTCTCCGGAGATGACGAAACAGAATGCGACAACACAGTCTATGG CTATCGAGACGCTCGTTGTGCCGGCTGCAGGTCCCTGTGATAAGGCCTTAACGCTGAGAGCTCAGGAGCAGGCAATGGACATTCACTGCGATACGGTCACCAGAGCAACGACAGAAG ATTTTTGGCCTGTTGCTTTTATTTCTTACTCCACCCTGGACTCCATCATTAACGAGAGATTTCTCAACGAGGGAAATCTAACGGCTGATGAGAAATTGAGGAATTTTCACCTGAATTCCAGGGTGGTGAGTGGGGCTGTTGGCAATGGGAGGCCCATAGACCTCCTCAAACCTGTGAAGTTCACCCTGCGCCATAGACAG gcaaagaaagaggaggaagagactCGCTGCGTTTACTGGAAATTCATCGATGGGAAAGGCACCTGGGCTGAGGATGGCTGCACTGTTCTCGAGATGAACAGCGCTTACACCATCTGCAGCTGTGACCATCTCTCCAGCATCGCACTCCTTATGGATCACACCGGAGCAGCG GACAGTTACACACTGACCATCATCAGCGACGTGGGACtgaccctctccctgctgtgcctcTTCCTCGCCATCCTCACCTTCCTCCTGTGCCGCTCCATCCGCAACGTCAGCAcctccctccacctgcagctctgcctctgcctcttcctggcccACCTGCTCTTCCTCACCGCAGTGAAGCGCACTGAGAATCAG GTGGTCTGTGCTGTCATTGCTGGCTTCCTACACTACCTCTTCCTGGCCTGCTTCAGCTGGATGTTCTTGGAGGGGCTGCACCTCTTCCTCACCGTCAGGAACCTGAAGGTCGTGAATTACACCAGCGCCAGCCGGTTCAAGAAGAGATTCATGTACCCGTTTGGctatggattcccagccctggTGGTGGCTATTTCTGCAGCGGTGAATCCTGGTGGCTACGGAACTTCCAAACA ctgctggctctgcctgGAGAGAGGCTTTCGTTGGAGCTTCCTGGGACCAGTCTGTGCCATAATCCTG ataaatttaacattttttcttgTAACCCTCTGGATCCTGAGAGACAAACTCTCCTCCCTTAATGAAGATGTGTCCACTCTCAAAGACACCAG GCTACTGACCTTTAAAGCCATCGCCCAGCTCTTCATTCTGGGCTGCACATGGAGCCTTGGTCTCCTCCAAGTCGGCCCAGCAGCCACGGTCATGAAGTATTTATTCACCATCGTCAACAGCCTGCAGGGAGCCTTCATCTTCCTGGTGCACTGTCTCCTCAATCGCCAG GTGAGAGAGGAGTACAGGAGATGGATTAAAGGCATAAGAAAACCCAGCCCCACAACTCAAACTTTTAGTCCATCCGGGTCCACTGTCACTACCAGCACCAAGATG
- the LOC120390917 gene encoding uncharacterized protein LOC120390917 isoform X3 has protein sequence MGHRGFGFPPMFFLLGLFWFLPPASDQGTNRIGTCQTETLGREFITSYMEDCGNSSQFEVQISGYFAFTSVSVSISNYMGDGAKFEKKVMVNRGEMVPVRLPESVGIKGTTKFSKVVLVKADKDISVVSVSNKHVSLETTVLYPVSSLGNEHYIVTPSTQSLDSYPEFSVMTYEDHNLVEVHVKGKLRYETGVYSTGNTLNITLFAFQGYQFQGIADLSGTRIVSEKPVAVLVGKVCFCNNTKCNHVFEQLLPVCSWGTKYIIPPLPWQIVDEMVYITASQSTTVLYQRGEKPETVPLARGSVLQRPVKPWIPVFISANVGIQVVFYSVGAAVPNSSHAFLMNVPDVASYCPMYFINSQKGFKNFALMVANTAETGAIILDNQPLRDVVWNRVAGTEFVWGMRLLEPAMSSHAVEHPSSPFALLSVGTAAMDSYGIPGFCRKNVTFKCQIETPQMKEQLEMCKGVFLQGSNSEFCSFVNSTLVNLETMCAEDRAVSLQEVDRRFGPLLNSSILSAGGKEIKREVASAVTFLLQSVELAALTAALKSPENTTKTVTTESMAIETLLIVPAAGPCDEVFTLRAQEETMDIHCDTVTRAATEDSWAVAFISYSTLDSIINKRFLDEGDLTADEKLRNFHLNSRVVSGAVGNGRLMNISKPVNFTLRHRQGSNSEFCSFVNSTLEKLKTMCAEDRAVSLQEVARPFGSFLSSSTLSAGGNKKKEEDVASAVTFLLKSAELAALMAALKSPEMTKQNATTQSMAIETLVVPAAGPCDKALTLRAQEQAMDIHCDTVTRATTEDFWPVAFISYSTLDSIINERFLNEGNLTADEKLRNFHLNSRVVSGAVGNGRPIDLLKPVKFTLRHRQAKKEEEETRCVYWKFIDGKGTWAEDGCTVLEMNSAYTICSCDHLSSIALLMDHTGAADSYTLTIISDVGLTLSLLCLFLAILTFLLCRSIRNVSTSLHLQLCLCLFLAHLLFLTAVKRTENQVVCAVIAGFLHYLFLACFSWMFLEGLHLFLTVRNLKVVNYTSASRFKKRFMYPFGYGFPALVVAISAAVNPGGYGTSKHCWLCLERGFRWSFLGPVCAIILINLTFFLVTLWILRDKLSSLNEDVSTLKDTRLLTFKAIAQLFILGCTWSLGLLQVGPAATVMKYLFTIVNSLQGAFIFLVHCLLNRQVREEYRRWIKGIRKPSPTTQTFSPSGSTVTTSTKMAPCTARSGMGWEDVGFDTNSVNCGEPSTSSL, from the exons ATGGGACACCGAGGCTTCGGATTTCCTCCAA TGTTTTTCCTCCTTGGACTGTTCTGGTTTCTACCACCAGCGAGTGACCAGGGGACAAACAGAATTG GCACATGTCAGACTGAGACTTTGGGAAGAGAATTCATCACCTCCTACATGGAGGACTGTGGGAACTCTAGTCAATTTGAAGTGCAAATTAGTGGCTACTTTGCCTTCACTTCAGTGTCTGTTTCCATCTCCAATTACATGGGTGATGGGGCAAAGTTTGAGAAGAAGGTTATGGTAAATCGGGGAGAGATGGTGCCGGTCAGGCTACCAGAGTCAGTTGGAATTAAGGGCACTACCAAGTTCTCCAAAGTGGTCCTAGTCAAGGCTGACAAAGATATCTCAGTAGTGTCTGTCAGCAACAAACATGTGAGTCTTGAGACCACTGTGCTGTATCCTGTCTCCAGCTTGGGAAATGAACACTACATAGTGACTCCCTCTACACAATCCTTAGATAGTTACCCAGAGTTCTCTGTTATGACGTACGAAGACCACAACCTCGTGGAGGTCCATGTGAAAGGCAAGTTACGTTACGAAACAGGGGTCTACTCCACCGGCAACACACTGAATATTACACTCTTCGCTTTCCAAGGCTACCAGTTTCAAGGCATAGCAGATCTGTCTGGCACCAGGATTGTCTCAGAAAAGCCAGTGGCCGTCTTGGTTGGCAAGGTGTGTTTTTGTAATAACACAAAATGTAACCATGTCTTTGAGCAGCTCCTACCAGTTTGTAGCTggggtacaaaatacatcattCCTCCCTTACCCTGGCAGATAGTAGATGAAATGGTCTacatcactgcttcccagagcaCAACTGTGTTGTATCAACGAGGGGAAAAGCCAGAGACTGTTCCTCTAGCCAGAGGCAGTGTACTCCAGCGTCCTGTCAAGCCCTGGATCCCAGTCTTCATCTCTGCTAATGTGGGCATCCAGGTGGTGTTCTACAGCGTGGGCGCAGCTGTCCCTAATTCCTCCCACGCCTTCCTGATGAATGTTCCAGATGTTGCCAGTTACTGCCCGATGTATTTTATAAATTCCCAGAAGGGCTTCAAAAACTTTGCCTTGATGGTGGCCAATACAGCAGAGACTGGTGCCATCATCCTAGACAATCAGCCTCTAAGGGATGTGGTGTGGAACCGAGTCGCTGGCACTGAGTTCGTTTGGGGCATGCGTCTGCTTGAACCTGCCATGAGCTCCCATGCTGTGGAACATCCCAGCTCTCCATTTGCGCTCCTGAGTGTTGGCACTGCCGCCATGGACAGCTATGGGATTCCGGGATTCTGCAGGAAGA ATGTTACCTTTAAATGCCAGATTGAGACTCCACAGATGAAAGAGCAGTTGGAGATGTGCAAAGGTGTCTTTCTGCAG GGCAGCAACAGTGAATTTTGCTCCTTTGTGAATTCAACCTTGGTGAATTTGGAGACCATGTGTGCAGAGGACAGAGCAGTATCGCTGCAG GAAGTTGATCGCCGGTTTGGTCCCTTGCTGAATAGCTCCATCCTCAGTGCTGGTGGGAAGGAGATCAAGAGGGAGGTGGCGTCTGCCGTGACGTTCCTCCTGCAGAGTGTGGAATTGGCTGCACTGACGGCTGCTTTGAAGTCTCCAGAGAATACAACCAAGACCGTGACAACAGAGTCTATGG CTATCGAGACGCTCCTCATTGTCCCGGCTGCAGGTCCCTGTGATGAGGTCTTCACGCTGAGAGCTCAGGAGGAGACAATGGACATTCACTGCGATACGGTCACCAGAGCAGCGACAGAAG ATTCCTGGGCTGTTGCTTTTATTTCTTACTCCACCCTGGACTCCATCATTAACAAGAGATTTCTCGACGAGGGAGATCTAACGGCTGATGAGAAATTGAGGAATTTTCACCTGAATTCCAGGGTGGTGAGTGGGGCTGTTGGCAATGGGAGGCTCATGAACATCTCCAAACCTGTGAACTTCACCCTGCGCCATAGACAG GGCAGCAACAGTGAATTTTGCTCCTTTGTGAATTCAACCTTAGAGAAATTGAAGACCATGTGTGCAGAGGACAGAGCAGTATCGCTGCAG GAAGTTGCTCGTCCCTTTGGTTCCTTCCTGAGTAGCTCCACCCTCAGTGCTGGTGGCAAcaagaagaaggaggaggatgtGGCCTCCGCCGTGACGTTCCTCCTGAAGAGTGCGGAACTAGCTGCACTGATGGCTGCTTTGAAGTCTCCGGAGATGACGAAACAGAATGCGACAACACAGTCTATGG CTATCGAGACGCTCGTTGTGCCGGCTGCAGGTCCCTGTGATAAGGCCTTAACGCTGAGAGCTCAGGAGCAGGCAATGGACATTCACTGCGATACGGTCACCAGAGCAACGACAGAAG ATTTTTGGCCTGTTGCTTTTATTTCTTACTCCACCCTGGACTCCATCATTAACGAGAGATTTCTCAACGAGGGAAATCTAACGGCTGATGAGAAATTGAGGAATTTTCACCTGAATTCCAGGGTGGTGAGTGGGGCTGTTGGCAATGGGAGGCCCATAGACCTCCTCAAACCTGTGAAGTTCACCCTGCGCCATAGACAG gcaaagaaagaggaggaagagactCGCTGCGTTTACTGGAAATTCATCGATGGGAAAGGCACCTGGGCTGAGGATGGCTGCACTGTTCTCGAGATGAACAGCGCTTACACCATCTGCAGCTGTGACCATCTCTCCAGCATCGCACTCCTTATGGATCACACCGGAGCAGCG GACAGTTACACACTGACCATCATCAGCGACGTGGGACtgaccctctccctgctgtgcctcTTCCTCGCCATCCTCACCTTCCTCCTGTGCCGCTCCATCCGCAACGTCAGCAcctccctccacctgcagctctgcctctgcctcttcctggcccACCTGCTCTTCCTCACCGCAGTGAAGCGCACTGAGAATCAG GTGGTCTGTGCTGTCATTGCTGGCTTCCTACACTACCTCTTCCTGGCCTGCTTCAGCTGGATGTTCTTGGAGGGGCTGCACCTCTTCCTCACCGTCAGGAACCTGAAGGTCGTGAATTACACCAGCGCCAGCCGGTTCAAGAAGAGATTCATGTACCCGTTTGGctatggattcccagccctggTGGTGGCTATTTCTGCAGCGGTGAATCCTGGTGGCTACGGAACTTCCAAACA ctgctggctctgcctgGAGAGAGGCTTTCGTTGGAGCTTCCTGGGACCAGTCTGTGCCATAATCCTG ataaatttaacattttttcttgTAACCCTCTGGATCCTGAGAGACAAACTCTCCTCCCTTAATGAAGATGTGTCCACTCTCAAAGACACCAG GCTACTGACCTTTAAAGCCATCGCCCAGCTCTTCATTCTGGGCTGCACATGGAGCCTTGGTCTCCTCCAAGTCGGCCCAGCAGCCACGGTCATGAAGTATTTATTCACCATCGTCAACAGCCTGCAGGGAGCCTTCATCTTCCTGGTGCACTGTCTCCTCAATCGCCAG GTGAGAGAGGAGTACAGGAGATGGATTAAAGGCATAAGAAAACCCAGCCCCACAACTCAAACTTTTAGTCCATCCGGGTCCACTGTCACTACCAGCACCAAGATG